One segment of Bacillus alkalisoli DNA contains the following:
- a CDS encoding cysteine desulfurase family protein yields the protein MIYLDNSATTKPYDEVLETYIKVSKDYFANPSSIHSLGGKVEKLLQQSRKMIANLIGVHDSEIIFTSGGTEGNNLAIKGTALAKKNVGNHIITTTIEHPSVSEVFNQLEQVGFRVSYLDVSSDGRINLTQLSELLTDSTILLSLMYVNNEVGIVQPLEEVSKILCKYPNVTFHVDNVQGISKVSLPLKECKIDLCTMSAHKFHGLKGNGILYRRKGIKLAPLLVGGEQEWMVRSGTENVAGIVAMTKALRMSLEQNLHSLHQLSTQAKLELQKVDGVVINTPVEHSAPHIVNFSVPGIKSEVLVHALGKKDIYVSTTSACSSKRKAPSKTLKAMNVSDEVANSSIRISFSFETTKNEMNIFIRELDKSIKQIKEVTR from the coding sequence TTGATTTATTTAGATAATAGTGCAACAACAAAACCATATGATGAAGTTTTAGAAACCTATATAAAAGTAAGTAAAGATTATTTTGCCAATCCTTCATCTATTCATTCATTAGGTGGAAAAGTGGAAAAATTATTACAACAGTCTAGAAAGATGATAGCAAATCTCATAGGTGTACACGATAGTGAAATTATCTTTACATCGGGTGGGACGGAAGGTAATAACCTTGCAATAAAGGGGACGGCTTTAGCTAAGAAAAATGTCGGTAATCATATTATTACTACAACAATAGAGCATCCTTCTGTAAGTGAAGTATTTAATCAATTAGAACAAGTTGGTTTCCGTGTCAGTTATTTAGACGTTTCTTCAGATGGAAGAATCAACTTAACACAATTGAGTGAATTATTAACAGACAGCACCATTCTATTATCATTAATGTATGTGAATAATGAAGTTGGAATCGTTCAACCATTAGAAGAGGTTAGTAAAATTTTGTGTAAATATCCTAATGTCACTTTTCACGTGGATAACGTGCAAGGTATTAGTAAAGTATCTTTACCTCTAAAGGAATGTAAAATTGATTTATGTACGATGTCCGCTCATAAGTTTCATGGACTTAAAGGAAATGGAATTTTATATAGAAGGAAAGGGATTAAGCTCGCTCCCTTATTAGTGGGAGGAGAGCAAGAGTGGATGGTTCGATCTGGAACCGAAAATGTTGCTGGAATTGTGGCGATGACAAAAGCATTGAGAATGTCATTAGAACAAAATTTGCATTCCCTCCACCAATTAAGCACACAAGCAAAATTAGAATTACAAAAAGTGGATGGTGTCGTTATAAATACACCGGTAGAACATAGTGCGCCACATATTGTTAATTTTTCCGTGCCTGGTATTAAGTCAGAAGTGCTTGTCCACGCATTAGGAAAAAAAGATATTTACGTATCAACGACATCAGCTTGTTCATCAAAACGAAAAGCACCAAGCAAAACGCTAAAAGCGATGAACGTTAGTGATGAAGTTGCTAATAGTTCCATACGCATTAGTTTTTCATTTGAAACGACAAAAAATGAAATGAATATCTTCATAAGAGAATTAGATAAAAGCATTAAACAAATAAAAGAAGTAACGAGGTAA